A single region of the Gossypium arboreum isolate Shixiya-1 chromosome 12, ASM2569848v2, whole genome shotgun sequence genome encodes:
- the LOC108478070 gene encoding formin-like protein 3 gives MFGGATKMRRAVYAICFVILVCNLAMGSSEGKRNTPDNESSRTTSPKINEKMAEEAWNHCTKEMEEKRDAIKDFDMYIPQASDDLTSALFAKQSMHKAIDILPPQVRDGVLDCLRKSGLIFYSSDPEVSSSYLRSHPTEGALHYSLHVSKKVSGSHSPGKKGKKGKKKSLMTAIIAIVATAVATFVLVAVIFFCCLRKNNEPKEEKPLLHLNDYLSENSSQKSIKLVSSDNKELSTSSSCKNPASASASDTNLTTKQDDGALPKPPASDGTVGAGLKPPPGRPAPPPPAPPPAAPPPKAAAAPPPPRAAAPPPPPGARPPPMPPKSKAAAPLGGRKQRSASGDDADSAQKAKLKPFFWDKVKADSGQSMVWHEIRGGSFQFNEEMIETLFGYQAANNKNNEKKEKAAEPAVQYIQIIDARKAQNLSILLRALNVTTQEVVDALQEGYRLPGELLQTLKKMTPTQDEELKLRLFAGDINQLGPAEKFLKTVVEIPFAFKRIDALMFMSTFPEEVASLKESFATLEVACTKLKNSRLFLKLLEAVLKTGNRMNDGTYRGGAHAFKLDTLLKLSDVKGTDGKTTLLHFVVQEIMRYEGVKCVRQQNSSQSQSLGSFKGVDFVEDNDQDNEDYYRSLGLEVVSGVTTELEDVRKASAIDADALTSTVAKLEGGLRRTKEFLDSDMKETESETQFYLSMTCFVDAAESDIKLLSEEEKRIMEQIKSAADYFHGQAGTKEGLRLFAIVRDFLTMLDKVCKEIRDTRAKQKAQQAKEAKKEGATATENRPSSASEPPPPSPDIHKRLFPAMAGQRVKDSSSDEESFSP, from the exons ATGTTTGGAGGAGCAACGAAAATGAGAAGGGCTGTTTATGCCATTTGTTTTGTGATATTGGTTTGCAATTTGGCAATGGGGAGCTCAGAAGGTAAAAGGAACACACCTGACAATGAAAGCAGCAGAACAACATCTCCCAAGATAAATGAAAAAATG GCAGAGGAGGCATGGAATCATTGCACAAAGGAGATGGAAGAAAAAAGGGATGCCATTAAAGATTTTGACATGTATATACCGCAAGCAAGCGATGACTTGACTTCGGCATTATTTGCAAAACAAAGCATGCACAAAGCTATTGATATTTTGCCTCCTCAAGTGAGAGACGGGGTTCTTGATTGCTTAAGAAAGAGTGGACTTATCTTTTATTCTTCTGACCCAGAGGTTAGCTCAAGCTATCTAAGGTCGCATCCAACTGAAGGCGCATTACATTATTCACTTCATGTATCGAAAAAGGTTTCTGGTTCACATTCACCGGGTAAAAAGGGTAAAAAGGGTAAAAAGAAGAGTCTCATGACAGCTATTATTGCTATTGTTGCAACTGCAGTTGCAACGTTTGTTCTTGTTGCAGTGATCTTCTTTTGTTGTCTGAGGAAAAATAACGAACCAAAGGAAGAAAAACCTCTTCTGCACTTGAATGATTACTTGAGTGAAA ATTCTTCACAAAAGTCTATTAagttagtaagttcggataacaaagaacttagtactAGCAGCAGCTGCAAGAACCCTGCTTCTGCTTCTGCTTCTGATACTAATTTGACCACAAAGCAAGATGACGGCGCACTTCCAAAACCACCAGCATCAGATGGAACTGTTGGAGCAGGCCTAAAACCTCCTCCTGGAAGACCAGCTCCTCCTCCTCCAGCACCACCTCCTGCTGCACCTCCTCCCAAAGCAGCAGCAGCACCACCTCCTCCTCGTGCTGCTGCCCCCCCACCTCCACCAGGTGCCCGTCCTCCACCTATGCCGCCAAAATCAAAAGCTGCTGCACCCCTTGGAGGACGTAAGCAACGTAGTGCTTCTGGTGATGATGCCGACTCTGCACAAAAAGCCAAGTTAAAACCATTTTTCTGGGACAAGGTTAAGGCTGATTCAGGTCAATCGATGGTTTGGCATGAGATCCGTGGTGGATCATTCCA GTTCAATGAGGAGATGATAGAGACATTATTTGGTTATCAAGCAGCTAATAACAAGAATAACGAGAAGAAAGAAAAAGCAGCAGAACCTGCTGTCCAATACATTCAAATTATTGATGCTAGGAAAGCACAAAATTTGTCTATTCTTCTGCGTGCACTAAATGTCACAACACAGGAAGTTGTTGATGCTCTCCAAGAAG GTTATAGGCTTCCTGGAGAGCTCCTTCAAACGTTGAAAAAGATGACGCCAACACAAGATGAGGAACTGAAGCTTAGATTATTCGCAGGAGATATTAATCAACTTGGCCCTGCCGAGAAGTTCCTTAAAACCGTGGTTGAAATACCTTTTGCCTTCAAACGAATTGATGCCTTGATGTTCATGAGTACTTTCCCAGAGGAAGTCGCTAGCCTTAAAGAATCCTTTGCAACTCTTGAG GTAGCTTGCACCAAGCTCAAAAATAGTAGATTATTCCTAAAACTACTGGAAGCAGTGCTTAAAACCGGTAATCGCATGAATGATGGTACCTACCGTGGTGGTGCACATGCATTCAAGCTTGACACACTCTTGAAACTATCTGATGTAAAGGGAACAGATGGTAAGACCACGCTTCTCCACTTTGTAGTTCAGGAGATCATGCGTTACGAGGGCGTAAAATGTGTTCGCCAACAAAATTCAAGCCAGAGCCAGAGCCTTGGCAGTTTCAAGGGGGTGGACTTTGTTGAAGATAATGACCAAGACAATGAGGACTATTATCGCAGTCTTGGTCTTGAAGTGGTTTCAGGTGTAACCACTGAACTTGAAGATGTTAGGAAGGCTTCTGCAATTGATGCTGATGCCCTGACATCTACAGTGGCTAAACTCGAGGGTGGTTTGAGAAGAACTAAGGAGTTTCTGGATTCAGATATGAAGGAAACCGAATCGGAGACTCAATTTTATCTTTCAATGACTTGTTTTGTTGACGCTGCAGAATCTGATATTAAATTGCTATCAGAGGAAGAGAAAAGGATAATGGAGCAGATCAAGAGTGCAGCAGACTATTTTCATGGCCAGGCAGGAACGAAGGAAGGCTTGCGTTTGTTTGCAATTGTGCGGGATTTCTTGACAATGTTAGATAAGGTTTGTAAAGAAATTAGAGACACCAGAGCTAAGCAGAAAGCCCAGCAAGCCAAGGAAGCCAAAAAAGAGGGTGCGACGGCAACAGAGAACCGACCATCATCTGCTTCGGAGCCTCCTCCACCATCCCCAGATATACATAAACGACTATTTCCGGCAATGGCCGGTCAGCGGGTGAAAGATTCCAGTTCAGATGAAGAAAGCTTCTCTCCTTAG
- the LOC108478069 gene encoding uncharacterized protein LOC108478069, whose product MLYFDPFRLDVNAGAINGDAEIHLNAKGLGETIKEGNEESTQDKAKAMIFLRHHLHEGLKTEYLTVKDPQILWANLKERYDHQKTVILPKARYEWLNLRLQDFKSVSDYNSTMFRITSQLNLCGEKITDAEMLDKTYSTFHANNVVLQTQYREKSFQKYSELISCLLVVEQNNELLMKNHKLRPTGSAPFPEANVSLHNGQELKETHHVNSSVRGHGHGRGRGCEHRYGYGRGGHFKNSYSYQKWDQKNGNREEKEKGENVTNKGNKVETNLVYKDGEGDFDDGNATYLEVADYLSTPEGNY is encoded by the exons ATGCTATATTTTGATCCTTTTCGGCTTGATGTAAATGCTGGTGCTATTAATGGTG ATGCTGAAATTCACTTAAATGCAAAGGGTCTTGGTGAGACTATTAAGGAGGGAAATGAAGAAAGTACACAAGATAAGGCCAAGGCCATGATTTTCCTTCGCCATCACCTCCATGAAGGTCTAAAGACTGAATATTTGACTGTTAAGGACCCTCAAATTCTTTGGGCCAATCTAAAGGAAAGATATGACCACCAGAAAACTGTGATTTTGCCTAAAGCTCGTTATGAGTGGCTGAATTTAAGATTGCAAGACTTTAAGTCTGTTAGTGATTATAACTCGACCATGTTCAGAATCACTTCACAATTGAATTTATGTGGAGAAAAGATTACTGATGCAGAAATGTTAGACAAAACATACTCAACTTTCCATGCAAATAATGTTGTCCTGCAGACACAATATCGTGAAAAAAGCTTCCAGAAATATTCTGAATTAATTTCTTGTCTCCTAGTGGTGGAGCAAAACAACGAGCTGCTAATGAAAAACCATAAATTACGCCCAACTGGCTCTGCTCCATTCCCTGAAGCGAATGTGAGTTTACACAATGGGCAAGAATTAAAAGAAACACACCATGTAAATAGTAGTGTGCGTGGCCATGGTCATGGCCGAGGGCGTGGCTGCGAACATAGATATGGATATGGTCGAGGTGGtcattttaaaaattcatattcCTACCAGAAGTGGGATCAGAAAAATGGTAACagggaagagaaagaaaaaggtgaAAATGTGACTAAT AAGGGAAATAAAGTAGAAACCAATCTTGTGTATAAAGATGGCGAAGGTGATTTTGATGATGGCAATGCAACCTACTTAGAAGTGGCTGATTATCTTTCTACCCCTGAAGGAAATTATTAA